The Thamnophis elegans isolate rThaEle1 chromosome Z, rThaEle1.pri, whole genome shotgun sequence genome contains a region encoding:
- the LOC116520582 gene encoding tigger transposable element-derived protein 1-like isoform X2 — MEAPLWPVGAALQGPEASDGPGLRLLSLEGRLASAEKKLGGCQRTVTELGSQLEGKWAALGGLVQEYGRLQRRLENLENLLRNRNFWILRFPPGGQGETPKVPVTFDDLSVHFNEQEWGNLDELQKDLYKTVMKSNYEMLVSMDYAIAKPEILTRIEQGDSLYDTTVETMSENDTPAHPGTESPVAPVDVSLWLKEEVEGPQGGGIIRPPEEISAGLPEEYQTITISEEHLCGLQEDQCAQDPLFFGEGPSSVFCNGLLFSLAMSSKGKRKGHGSSEERSKKHRKAISLNLKMKIIKAYDAGKKVNIIAQEEGLAHSTISTILKNKERIREAMKGSPGTKAIITRQRKGLIHETEKLLMLWIEDQIQKRIPISLPLIQAKARSIFATLKERAGEECTETFTASRGWFMRFQRRFNYHTMHPPGEAEGADEIAAQRFLDYFDELITEGNYLPEQIFNVDKTRLFWKKMPERTYLHQEAQATPGYKAFKDRITLLLGGNVAGFKLKPFLIHKSEDPPVCENISQETLPVYYQSDQKAWMTQVFFEDWFVNCFIPQVQEYCFQNRIPFRIILLLNSTLGYPPHLDNVHLDVKVVYLPKNTSPFLQPMDQGAVSTFKACYLRATLATAIATTEDSGVTLREFWKAYDINHCIENIATAWKDVSLKCMQGIWERCLKRFALLVHNFEGFDPNEDLEEISHNILTLTRALSLEADAEDVKKWIAYPEGELSNEELIELKEELEAQGIAEEED, encoded by the exons ATGGAGGCGCCGTTGTGGCCGGTCGGGGCGGCTTTGCAAGGCCCGGAGGCGTCGGACGGTCCCGGGCTTCGCCTGCTGAGCCTGGAAGGGCGCTTAGCTTCGGCCGAGAAGAAGCTGGGCGGTTGCCAGAGGACGGTAACCGAGCTTGGCAGTCAGCTGGAAGGCAAATGGGCCGCCCTGGGGGGCCTGGTCCAGGAATACGGGCGGCTCCAACGGCGGCTGGAGAACCTGGAGAACCTGCTGAGGAACCGCAACTTTTGGATCCTCCGCTTCCCGCCGGGCGGCCAGGGGGAGACGCCCAAG GTTCCAGTCACTTTTGATGACCTGTCTGTTCATTTCAACGAGCAAGAATGGGGCAATCTGGATGAACTGCAGAAGGATCTGTATAAGACAGTCATGAAAAGCAATTATGAGATGTTGGTTTCAATGG ATTATGCGATTGCCAAGCCTGAGATCCTGACCCGGATTGAACAAGGAGACTCCTTGTATGATACAACTGTTGAAACCATGTCTGAGAATGACACACCAGCACATCCTGGCACAG AGTCCCCTGTTGCTCCGGTTGATGTTTCTTTGTGGCTGAAAGAAGAAGTAGAAGGACCTCAAGGCGGTGGCATCATCAGGCCTCCTGAGGAGATCAGTGCTGGACTTCCTGAGG agtACCAGACCATTACCATTTCTGAAGAGCATCTCTGTGGACTTCAGGAAGACCAGTGTGCTCAGGACCCGTTGTTCTTCGGGGAAGGCCCTAGCTCTG TATTCTGCAACGGGCTCTTATTTTCGCTTGCCATGTCctcaaaggggaagagaaagggccACGGTTCATCCGAAGAGCGTAGCAAGAAGCACAGGAAGGCCATCAGTCTGAATTTGAAGATGAAGATCATCAAAGCCTACGATGCTGGGAAGAAGGTGAACATCATTGCTCAAGAAGAAGGGCTGGCCCATTCTACCATCTCCACCATTTTGAAGAATAAGGAGCGGATCAGGGAGGCCATGAAAGGATCGCCGGGGACGAAAGCCATTATTACCAGGCAACGCAAGGGCCTCATCCACGAAACGGAGAAACTCCTGATGCTTTGGATCGAGGATCAGATCCAGAAAAGGATTCCCATCAGCCTCCCTCTCATTCAGGCCAAGGCGCGCAGCATTTTCGCGACCCTGAAGGAACGAGCGGGCGAGGAGTGCACTGAAACGTTCACGGCCAGCCGTGGCTGGTTCATGCGCTTCCAGCGGCGGTTTAATTACCACACTATGCACCCGCCAGGCGAAGCCGAGGGTGCTGACGAAATAGCAGCCCAGCGCTTCCTTGACTACTTTGACGAGCTCATCACGGAAGGGAACTATTTGCCCGAACAGATATTCAACGTGGACAAAACCAGgttattctggaaaaaaatgccTGAACGGACCTACCTTCACCAAGAGGCCCAAGCTACGCCTGGATACAAAGCCTTTAAGGACAGGATCACTTTGCTGTTGGGTGGAAACGTTGCTGGATTCAAGCTGAAGCCGTTTCTGATCCACAAATCGGAGGATCCCCCCGTGTGCGAAAATATCAGCCAGGAGACCCTGCCCGTTTATTACCAATCCGATCAGAAGGCTTGGATGACCCAAGTCTTCTTCGAGGATTGGTTTGTGAATTGCTTCATCCCCCAAGTGCAGGAATATTGTTTTCAAAACAGAATCCCTTTTAGAATTATTCTGCTCCTCAACAGCACCCTTGGGTATCCCCCACACCTGGACAATGTCCATCTGGATGTGAAGGTCGTTTATCTACCAAAAAACACCAGCCCTTTCCTGCAGCCCATGGATCAGGGAGCTGTCTCAACCTTCAAAGCGTGCTATTTACGGGCTACGCTGGCCACGGCCATCGCCACAACGGAGGACAGCGGGGTAACCTTGCGCGAGTTTTGGAAAGCGTATGATATCAACCACTGCATCGAAAACATTGCGACGGCCTGGAAGGATGTCAGCCTGAAATGCATGCAAGGGATTTGGGAACGGTGCTTAAAACGCTTTGCGCTCCTTGTCCATAATTTTGAAGGCTTTGACCCCAACGAAGATTTGGAGGAAATCAGTCACAACATTTTGACACTCACCCGAGCCCTTAGTTTAGAGGCGGACGCAGAAGACGTGAAAAAATGGATTGCCTACCCCGAGGGAGAGCTTTCCAACGAAGAACTGATCGAGCTGAAAGAAGAACTGGAGGCCCAAGGCATTGCGGAGGAGGAAGATTAA
- the LOC116520582 gene encoding tigger transposable element-derived protein 1-like isoform X1 codes for MEAPLWPVGAALQGPEASDGPGLRLLSLEGRLASAEKKLGGCQRTVTELGSQLEGKWAALGGLVQEYGRLQRRLENLENLLRNRNFWILRFPPGGQGETPKVPVTFDDLSVHFNEQEWGNLDELQKDLYKTVMKSNYEMLVSMDYAIAKPEILTRIEQGDSLYDTTVETMSENDTPAHPGTESPVAPVDVSLWLKEEVEGPQGGGIIRPPEEISAGLPEGSSMEYVDIPSGIKEEMEEVCLGPGESHREHMQYDPSEEYQTITISEEHLCGLQEDQCAQDPLFFGEGPSSVFCNGLLFSLAMSSKGKRKGHGSSEERSKKHRKAISLNLKMKIIKAYDAGKKVNIIAQEEGLAHSTISTILKNKERIREAMKGSPGTKAIITRQRKGLIHETEKLLMLWIEDQIQKRIPISLPLIQAKARSIFATLKERAGEECTETFTASRGWFMRFQRRFNYHTMHPPGEAEGADEIAAQRFLDYFDELITEGNYLPEQIFNVDKTRLFWKKMPERTYLHQEAQATPGYKAFKDRITLLLGGNVAGFKLKPFLIHKSEDPPVCENISQETLPVYYQSDQKAWMTQVFFEDWFVNCFIPQVQEYCFQNRIPFRIILLLNSTLGYPPHLDNVHLDVKVVYLPKNTSPFLQPMDQGAVSTFKACYLRATLATAIATTEDSGVTLREFWKAYDINHCIENIATAWKDVSLKCMQGIWERCLKRFALLVHNFEGFDPNEDLEEISHNILTLTRALSLEADAEDVKKWIAYPEGELSNEELIELKEELEAQGIAEEED; via the exons ATGGAGGCGCCGTTGTGGCCGGTCGGGGCGGCTTTGCAAGGCCCGGAGGCGTCGGACGGTCCCGGGCTTCGCCTGCTGAGCCTGGAAGGGCGCTTAGCTTCGGCCGAGAAGAAGCTGGGCGGTTGCCAGAGGACGGTAACCGAGCTTGGCAGTCAGCTGGAAGGCAAATGGGCCGCCCTGGGGGGCCTGGTCCAGGAATACGGGCGGCTCCAACGGCGGCTGGAGAACCTGGAGAACCTGCTGAGGAACCGCAACTTTTGGATCCTCCGCTTCCCGCCGGGCGGCCAGGGGGAGACGCCCAAG GTTCCAGTCACTTTTGATGACCTGTCTGTTCATTTCAACGAGCAAGAATGGGGCAATCTGGATGAACTGCAGAAGGATCTGTATAAGACAGTCATGAAAAGCAATTATGAGATGTTGGTTTCAATGG ATTATGCGATTGCCAAGCCTGAGATCCTGACCCGGATTGAACAAGGAGACTCCTTGTATGATACAACTGTTGAAACCATGTCTGAGAATGACACACCAGCACATCCTGGCACAG AGTCCCCTGTTGCTCCGGTTGATGTTTCTTTGTGGCTGAAAGAAGAAGTAGAAGGACCTCAAGGCGGTGGCATCATCAGGCCTCCTGAGGAGATCAGTGCTGGACTTCCTGAGG GTTCTTCGATGGAGTATGTAGACATACCCTCTGGGATtaaagaggagatggaggaggtgtGCTTGGGCCCCGGGGAGTCCCACAGAGAGCACATGCAATACGATCCTAGTGAGG agtACCAGACCATTACCATTTCTGAAGAGCATCTCTGTGGACTTCAGGAAGACCAGTGTGCTCAGGACCCGTTGTTCTTCGGGGAAGGCCCTAGCTCTG TATTCTGCAACGGGCTCTTATTTTCGCTTGCCATGTCctcaaaggggaagagaaagggccACGGTTCATCCGAAGAGCGTAGCAAGAAGCACAGGAAGGCCATCAGTCTGAATTTGAAGATGAAGATCATCAAAGCCTACGATGCTGGGAAGAAGGTGAACATCATTGCTCAAGAAGAAGGGCTGGCCCATTCTACCATCTCCACCATTTTGAAGAATAAGGAGCGGATCAGGGAGGCCATGAAAGGATCGCCGGGGACGAAAGCCATTATTACCAGGCAACGCAAGGGCCTCATCCACGAAACGGAGAAACTCCTGATGCTTTGGATCGAGGATCAGATCCAGAAAAGGATTCCCATCAGCCTCCCTCTCATTCAGGCCAAGGCGCGCAGCATTTTCGCGACCCTGAAGGAACGAGCGGGCGAGGAGTGCACTGAAACGTTCACGGCCAGCCGTGGCTGGTTCATGCGCTTCCAGCGGCGGTTTAATTACCACACTATGCACCCGCCAGGCGAAGCCGAGGGTGCTGACGAAATAGCAGCCCAGCGCTTCCTTGACTACTTTGACGAGCTCATCACGGAAGGGAACTATTTGCCCGAACAGATATTCAACGTGGACAAAACCAGgttattctggaaaaaaatgccTGAACGGACCTACCTTCACCAAGAGGCCCAAGCTACGCCTGGATACAAAGCCTTTAAGGACAGGATCACTTTGCTGTTGGGTGGAAACGTTGCTGGATTCAAGCTGAAGCCGTTTCTGATCCACAAATCGGAGGATCCCCCCGTGTGCGAAAATATCAGCCAGGAGACCCTGCCCGTTTATTACCAATCCGATCAGAAGGCTTGGATGACCCAAGTCTTCTTCGAGGATTGGTTTGTGAATTGCTTCATCCCCCAAGTGCAGGAATATTGTTTTCAAAACAGAATCCCTTTTAGAATTATTCTGCTCCTCAACAGCACCCTTGGGTATCCCCCACACCTGGACAATGTCCATCTGGATGTGAAGGTCGTTTATCTACCAAAAAACACCAGCCCTTTCCTGCAGCCCATGGATCAGGGAGCTGTCTCAACCTTCAAAGCGTGCTATTTACGGGCTACGCTGGCCACGGCCATCGCCACAACGGAGGACAGCGGGGTAACCTTGCGCGAGTTTTGGAAAGCGTATGATATCAACCACTGCATCGAAAACATTGCGACGGCCTGGAAGGATGTCAGCCTGAAATGCATGCAAGGGATTTGGGAACGGTGCTTAAAACGCTTTGCGCTCCTTGTCCATAATTTTGAAGGCTTTGACCCCAACGAAGATTTGGAGGAAATCAGTCACAACATTTTGACACTCACCCGAGCCCTTAGTTTAGAGGCGGACGCAGAAGACGTGAAAAAATGGATTGCCTACCCCGAGGGAGAGCTTTCCAACGAAGAACTGATCGAGCTGAAAGAAGAACTGGAGGCCCAAGGCATTGCGGAGGAGGAAGATTAA